One Oryzomonas sagensis genomic region harbors:
- a CDS encoding MXAN_5187 C-terminal domain-containing protein — MGMAEDFATLEQALADLVLRYEQYFSGLEKREPLPLRGEVERTVRHYTGTPISNTMLKHKFATLVARFNTYREHWNRILRLMEEGKYSRDRFISDLHQKQRGGASPAKAEPDRPTPAGPDNQVERVYREYCEARKSCNLPTDGISRDQIRAAIEKQKPALKGKLGTDDLAFRVVVENGKPKIKAGLKK, encoded by the coding sequence ATGGGAATGGCCGAGGATTTCGCAACACTCGAACAGGCGCTGGCCGATCTGGTCCTGCGCTATGAACAGTATTTCTCCGGCCTGGAGAAACGGGAACCGCTCCCCCTGCGTGGCGAGGTGGAGAGGACGGTGCGGCACTATACCGGCACGCCCATCAGCAACACCATGCTCAAACATAAATTCGCCACCCTGGTCGCCCGCTTCAACACCTACCGGGAACATTGGAACCGTATCCTCCGGCTCATGGAAGAGGGGAAGTATTCCCGCGACCGCTTCATCAGCGACCTGCATCAGAAGCAGCGCGGCGGCGCTTCACCGGCAAAGGCGGAGCCCGACCGGCCAACGCCTGCCGGGCCGGACAATCAGGTGGAGCGAGTCTACCGGGAATACTGCGAAGCCCGCAAAAGCTGCAACCTGCCGACGGACGGCATCAGCCGCGACCAGATCCGGGCGGCCATCGAGAAACAAAAACCGGCCCTCAAGGGGAAGCTGGGGACCGACGACCTGGCATTCCGGGTGGTGGTGGAAAACGGCAAACCCAAGATCAAGGCCGGCCTGAAAAAATGA